TGGCGCAAACGCGGGTAGCTGGGAGGAGGGCGGCGGAGAGGCAGGGCTGTTTTTTAACCACGGATGGACACGGATGGGCTCCACTACCGTTCCGCCTCTGAATTTGTATTTCAGTGCGTAGGCGGTAGCCGAAGCTATCCGTGTGCATCCGTGGATAAAACCCTCCTCAGACCTTGAGGTTGGACCAGGTGGTGCGGAGGGCTTGGGCGCTGGCTTGGAGGCCTTGTTGTTCCTTGGGCCAGAGGGGGACTTCGACGTGTTTGATGACGCCTTTGCGGCCCACGATGGTGGGGACGCTGATGGAGACGTTGCGCAGCCCGTAACAACCGTTCTGGACGGACGACACGGGGAGCAGTTCCTGGCGGTTGAGCGCGATGGCGTGCACCACTTCGGCGATGGTGAGACCGACCGCCCAGCCGGCGCCACCTTTGCGGCGGATGACTTCAGCGCCAGAGGTTTTGGCGCGGGTGAAGAGTTGGGTCTGCAGGGAGGCGTTGAAGCCGGGGAATTTTTCGAGCGGCAGGCCGGCGCAGGTGGCGCTGGACCAGATCGGCACCATGGAGTCGCCGTGTTCACCCAGAATGAGCGCTTTTACCTGGGCGGGGGATTGATCGATCTGGGCGGCGATGAGCGAGCGGAAACGCGCGGTGTCGAGCATGGTGCCGAGACCCAGGACCTGGGACGTCGGCAGACCGAGGCGCGTGGCGGCGAGCTGGGTGAGGATGTCGACCGGGTTGGAGACCACAAAGATCAACGCATCGGAACGGAAGCCGGCGTCCTTGATGGAGGTGAGGATGCCGTCGAAGAGGGTGACGTTGCGGTTGATTAGATCGAGGCGGGACTC
This portion of the Actomonas aquatica genome encodes:
- a CDS encoding lactate/malate dehydrogenase family protein is translated as MKVTIIGGGGRVGSNAAFALQCAGIVSEIQILDYNTDLAEGEALDLLHGASVVGGQRIYAGDYARAADSDVFVITAGLRRKPDESRLDLINRNVTLFDGILTSIKDAGFRSDALIFVVSNPVDILTQLAATRLGLPTSQVLGLGTMLDTARFRSLIAAQIDQSPAQVKALILGEHGDSMVPIWSSATCAGLPLEKFPGFNASLQTQLFTRAKTSGAEVIRRKGGAGWAVGLTIAEVVHAIALNRQELLPVSSVQNGCYGLRNVSISVPTIVGRKGVIKHVEVPLWPKEQQGLQASAQALRTTWSNLKV